A region from the Engraulis encrasicolus isolate BLACKSEA-1 chromosome 18, IST_EnEncr_1.0, whole genome shotgun sequence genome encodes:
- the LOC134468654 gene encoding monocyte chemotactic protein 1B-like yields MKLCCAVAVAVAVLVLALCSQGDSQTAVGPDKCCFEFYSKKLPANKINAYKMTRADCPKPGVILTTVGNKEICANPKVKQIQAIIEKIDNLFGTQTTTGAP; encoded by the exons ATgaagctctgctgtgctgtggctgtggctgttgcCGTCCTGGTGCTGGCTCTCTGCTCTCAGGGAGACAGCCAGA CTGCTGTTGGACCGGACAAATGCTGTTTTGAATTTTACAGCAAGAAGCTTCCTGCAAACAAGATAAATGCCTATAAAATGACCCGTGCCGACTGCCCCAAACCAGGCGTGAT CCTCACTACTGTCGGCAACAAAGAAATTTGTGCCAACCCAAAGGTGAAGCAAATCCAGGCCATTATTGAGAAAATCGACAATCTGTTTGGAACTCAGACCACCACCGGTGCACCCTAA